One part of the Aricia agestis chromosome Z, ilAriAges1.1, whole genome shotgun sequence genome encodes these proteins:
- the LOC121739230 gene encoding pupal cuticle protein C1B-like, with protein sequence MFKLFLFACFLAVAAAKPGIVPVAYTAPVAAAYTAPVAAAYTAPVAYSAYSAYTAPLAYSAYTYASPYSAYYLRR encoded by the coding sequence TTCCTCTTCGCCTGCTTCTTAGCTGTGGCCGCCGCCAAGCCCGGCATCGTGCCAGTGGCATACACCGCGCCAGTAGCGGCGGCGTACACCGCGCCAGTAGCGGCCGCCTACACCGCGCCAGTAGCCTACTCCGCCTATTCCGCCTACACCGCGCCGCTAGCCTACTCCGCCTACACCTACGCTTCTCCATACTCAGCGTACTACCTGAGGCGCTGA